Genomic window (bacterium BMS3Abin08):
GATGTAAGGCTGCCGAGCATGAACGGTCTTGAGGTCCTGAGGAGAATCAGGGAGATAGATGCTACAGCCCAGGTCATTCTCATGACCGCCTTCGGGACTATAAAGGATGCCGTTGATGCGATGAAATTAGGCGCCTTTGATTATATAACAAAACCCTTTTCCCTTGAGGAGCTTGGTCTTATCGTCAGCAGGGCGCTTGAAGTCAAGGATATGAGAGATGAAAACATCATGCTCAGGAAGAACCTTTCCGAACTCTACTGCTTCCAGAACATCGTAGGTGAGAGCGAAGCAATGAAAAGGGTCTTTGACCTCATCGGGAGGGTCTCCAGAACCGACTCAACGGTCCTGATCCTCGGCGAGAGCGGGACAGGCAAAGAACTGGTTGCATCAGCCATCCATTATCAAAGCCGGAGGCAGGAGCGCCCGCTTATCAAGGTCAATTGTGCGGCACTGCCTGAAAATCTTATAGAGAGTGAGTTCTTTGGCTATGAGAAGGGGGCTTTTACAGGTGCAACAAAGAGAAAGCCCGGGAGATTCGAGCTTGCCGACAGGGGAACAATATTCCTCGATGAGATAGGAGACCTCCCCCCTTCGACGCAGGTCAAGCTCTTGAGGGTACTGCAGGATGGAACCTTTGAGAGGCTCGGCGGTACGGAAACCGTAAGCGTTGATGTGAGGGTTATTGCCGCTACAAATCATAACCTTGAAAAAGATGTCCGGGACGGGAGGTTCAGGGAGGACCTCTTCTACCGTCTGAATGTAATTCCCCTGCCCCTGCCCCCGTTGAGGGACAGGGCTGAAGACATACCTCTTTTGATTGAGCATTTCCTCCAGATGTGCAACAGCAGGTTTGGCAAACAAGTGAGGTTCAGCCCCGATGCCATAAAGAGATTGCTGTCATACGACTTGCCCGGGAACGTCAGGGAGCTGGGAAACATCGTCGAAAGGTGTGTAACACTTGCGGAGAGGGATGTTATCAGAGAAGACGAATTGCCGCCTCATATTATCAATGATACGGGTGGTGAGCCCCATAATCTATCTCTGAACGAGATAGCCGCCGAGGCGGAGAAGGGTCATATCCTGAAGGTGCTCAAGTCCACAAAGGGTAACAGGACGAGGGCTGCGGGGATACTTGGCATCAGCAGAAAGACCCTCTGGGAGAAGATGAACCTGTACAAGATCAACCTGTATTAGCTTATCGACCTTCCATGTATCCCTCCGGTTTGTGAATTCCGTCATTTTTGTTTCATCAGGGCCTGCTTCATTGCTTGAGACGCCGTTGAAGAAGGCTCAGGACAGTGGTGTCGCATCAACTCTCAATCTTGAAAAACGGCCCTTTCAATAATTGGCAGGTATATTCGAAATTTCAGCAAGTGTTACCTTAATGTAACGATCCTGGAACTTTTTTTCATCCCGGGACAATCCGCAGTGTCATGCTTATCCATGCCTTGAGTGATGCTTATCCTGTGAGTTCCTGTGCTCCTGCCTGTCTCTGAGATACGTGCAGACATGCCTTGCAGCGAGGCTCACCTGTTTTCCCGCCCCTTCTCTCCGCCTGTCCAATATCCCCTGAAGGTCATTGCATGGAACCGGTAGGGCGCTCCTTTGGCACAGGTTTACGTTTAACTGTTACGTGTGGGTAACACTTTTTCTATGTCTACTGTTAACTGCCTTTAAAATATACATTTTATATTTGGCATGTTTCTTGTATTGACTGAACAGCATGTTAGGAATAGGCTCAACAGAAATCCTTACGGAGAGGAGGAGTGTATGGCTTTTAATGAGATTGTGAAGATGCATGAAGACCTCGATCGGGCGCTGAGAAAACCTGTTTCAAAGAGGTCGTGGGTAATGGTAATCGATGTAAGGAAATGTGTTGGAGACCGTGCATGCGTAGTCGCATGTATGGCGGAGAATGTCTGCCCGCCGGGGACATCTTACAGGTGGGTTTTTGAGACGGAGTTCCGGGGTTATCCCAACCTGGACAAGTTCTATATGCCGGGTAAC
Coding sequences:
- the zraR_9 gene encoding transcriptional regulatory protein ZraR, with the protein product MKHRILVIEDEMIMRVTIEDSLKADGYKVSAFERGEDGIQAYRDGTFHLVLTDVRLPSMNGLEVLRRIREIDATAQVILMTAFGTIKDAVDAMKLGAFDYITKPFSLEELGLIVSRALEVKDMRDENIMLRKNLSELYCFQNIVGESEAMKRVFDLIGRVSRTDSTVLILGESGTGKELVASAIHYQSRRQERPLIKVNCAALPENLIESEFFGYEKGAFTGATKRKPGRFELADRGTIFLDEIGDLPPSTQVKLLRVLQDGTFERLGGTETVSVDVRVIAATNHNLEKDVRDGRFREDLFYRLNVIPLPLPPLRDRAEDIPLLIEHFLQMCNSRFGKQVRFSPDAIKRLLSYDLPGNVRELGNIVERCVTLAERDVIREDELPPHIINDTGGEPHNLSLNEIAAEAEKGHILKVLKSTKGNRTRAAGILGISRKTLWEKMNLYKINLY